A single genomic interval of Mucilaginibacter robiniae harbors:
- a CDS encoding tetratricopeptide repeat protein, producing the protein MKQLVISFIFLLSSSLLFAQQEKSDIYKGNKLYGQKKYKEAQASYQQALRKKQQSVEGSFNLGDALYKQKDFEKAGQQFNQIASSANNKNLAAGAWHNLGNSLMEQKKYEESINAYKKSLLNNPNDEQTRYNLAYAQEMLKKQQQQNKNNQNQDKDNKDQNKKDKDNKDQNKKDKDKQKQNQNQQNNNNNQDKQDQNKNQPDKQNQDQQKQQQQKQQLSKEDAERMLNALNNNERQTQDKLKNQKLKGQKVQISKDW; encoded by the coding sequence ATGAAGCAGTTAGTTATCAGCTTTATATTCCTGTTATCTAGTTCGCTGCTGTTTGCACAACAGGAAAAAAGCGATATTTATAAGGGCAATAAACTATATGGGCAAAAAAAATATAAAGAAGCCCAAGCCAGCTATCAGCAAGCTTTGCGCAAAAAGCAGCAAAGTGTTGAAGGTAGCTTTAATTTAGGCGATGCCTTGTACAAGCAAAAAGATTTTGAAAAAGCCGGACAGCAGTTCAATCAAATTGCCTCGTCCGCCAATAACAAAAACCTAGCTGCCGGTGCCTGGCATAATTTAGGCAACTCCTTAATGGAGCAGAAAAAATATGAGGAAAGCATTAATGCTTACAAAAAATCGTTGCTGAACAATCCTAATGATGAGCAAACACGCTATAACCTGGCTTATGCGCAGGAAATGTTGAAAAAGCAGCAACAGCAAAATAAGAACAACCAGAACCAGGATAAAGACAATAAAGACCAGAACAAAAAGGATAAAGACAATAAAGACCAGAACAAAAAGGATAAAGACAAGCAGAAGCAAAACCAGAATCAGCAAAATAACAACAACAACCAGGATAAGCAGGATCAGAACAAGAACCAGCCGGATAAGCAAAATCAAGATCAGCAGAAGCAACAGCAACAAAAGCAACAGCTATCTAAAGAAGATGCCGAGCGTATGCTGAACGCGTTGAACAACAATGAAAGGCAAACGCAGGATAAGCTGAAGAACCAAAAGCTGAAAGGCCAAAAAGTACAGATTTCAAAAGATTGGTAG
- a CDS encoding vWA domain-containing protein has translation MAWFKGVEFAHPGFFWLFLLVPLMAGWYIWKQQQLQGTLNMPALKGFQIPRNQLIPRMRHLGIVLRLLSVIALIVALARPQSSLSWQNSTTEGIDIVIASDISGSMLAEDFKPNRLEAGKNIAIDFIKNRPDDRIGLVIFSGESFTQCPLTIDHDVLVNLFQDVHNGMIEDGTAIGMGLATAVNRIKDSQAKSKVVILLTDGSNNAGSIPPLTAAEIAKQFNVRVYTIGVGTKGYAPYPVQTSFGVQYQNMPVDIDEGTLSQIARTTGGRYFRATNNKALAGIYEQIDRLEKAKIDVTQYHKKTELFLPFAIIALLLLVFEFLLRNTLLKGALT, from the coding sequence ATGGCATGGTTTAAAGGCGTAGAGTTTGCCCATCCTGGCTTTTTCTGGCTGTTTTTACTGGTGCCATTAATGGCAGGTTGGTATATATGGAAGCAGCAGCAATTGCAGGGTACGCTCAACATGCCCGCGTTGAAAGGCTTTCAGATACCCCGTAACCAACTTATCCCGCGTATGCGGCACTTGGGTATTGTATTGCGTTTACTAAGTGTAATTGCATTGATTGTGGCGCTAGCTCGGCCGCAATCATCATTAAGCTGGCAAAACAGTACTACCGAGGGGATTGATATTGTTATTGCTTCCGATATATCGGGCAGTATGCTGGCCGAAGATTTTAAACCTAACCGCCTGGAGGCTGGCAAGAATATAGCTATTGATTTTATCAAAAATCGTCCTGATGATCGTATCGGACTGGTTATATTTAGTGGTGAAAGCTTTACACAATGCCCGCTTACTATTGATCATGATGTGCTGGTCAATCTTTTTCAGGATGTACATAACGGCATGATTGAGGATGGCACCGCCATTGGTATGGGGTTGGCTACTGCCGTAAACCGCATTAAAGATAGCCAGGCTAAAAGTAAAGTGGTCATTTTATTAACTGATGGTTCCAACAACGCCGGTTCTATACCACCGCTTACTGCTGCCGAAATTGCCAAACAGTTTAACGTGCGGGTGTACACCATTGGTGTAGGTACCAAAGGGTATGCACCCTATCCGGTACAAACATCATTCGGCGTGCAGTACCAAAACATGCCGGTAGATATTGATGAGGGTACGTTGAGTCAAATAGCCCGCACTACAGGCGGTCGCTATTTCAGGGCAACCAACAATAAAGCTTTGGCCGGAATTTACGAGCAGATTGATAGACTGGAAAAGGCTAAAATTGATGTAACCCAGTATCATAAAAAAACAGAGTTGTTTTTGCCTTTCGCCATAATAGCGCTGTTGCTTTTAGTATTTGAATTTTTGTTGAGAAATACCTTGTTGAAAGGAGCTTTAACCTGA
- a CDS encoding BatD family protein produces the protein MMRIRYYIVLFLGLLSQVAFSQNVRFTASVSKTQVGTGEPFEITFSVNAEGASFVPPPLRGFEVVAGPNVSTSMTSINGNSSTSTAYSYDLVAPQTGEFVIEPASIVVGGKRYTTAPIKIKVVKGAPVQQNARSGSSQGSGADDLQQVSSGDIGKSLFIKAIVSKPSVYQGEQLTLTYRLYTRLGIEANQLDKMPDFNGFWNEDIKSKTPYVQWRTEVYKGQAYRVADIKQVILFPEHSGDISIEPMAMTFVVQQPVPTEDFMEQFFGNNVREVKYQAKSNKVTLHVKPLPEVGKPADFGGAVGHFTVNASLDKKELKSSEQLNYKVTVSGAGNLMLMQAPNAIFPADFEKFDPKVTDSLSENANGVSGYRTYSYLLIPRHQGNPTIEPVKFSYFNPETGRYQTIATPSFSVKVNKGPTENNVTAYADDEQDITRTEKDIRNIKTDDVDLSKVGQGFFGSIWYYVLLLLGPLLFGAAYAYRKWYEQYNSDIVKVKSRKASRIAAKHLVNAQKQLNAGNSKAFYEAVFRGLYGYLSNKLNIPVADLNRENIVAGLRARQVQEPLINQLVHTLDLCEMARYAPVSGIAENEVFNQSKTIIHDIEDSL, from the coding sequence ATGATGCGGATCCGCTATTATATAGTGCTATTTTTAGGGTTGCTGAGCCAGGTAGCCTTTTCCCAAAATGTGCGATTTACAGCGTCAGTAAGTAAAACGCAGGTAGGTACCGGCGAGCCTTTTGAAATCACCTTCTCGGTAAATGCCGAAGGTGCCAGCTTTGTGCCGCCACCATTGCGTGGCTTTGAAGTAGTAGCTGGCCCTAATGTATCTACCAGCATGACCTCTATTAATGGTAATTCGAGCACAAGCACTGCTTACAGTTATGATTTGGTGGCCCCTCAAACAGGCGAGTTTGTAATTGAACCCGCCAGTATAGTGGTAGGTGGCAAAAGATACACCACAGCGCCTATTAAAATAAAGGTAGTAAAGGGCGCACCTGTGCAGCAAAATGCTCGTTCGGGCAGTAGCCAAGGGAGTGGTGCTGACGATTTGCAACAGGTAAGTTCGGGTGATATTGGCAAATCTTTATTCATCAAGGCTATTGTGAGCAAGCCATCAGTTTACCAAGGTGAGCAGCTTACGTTAACTTACCGTTTGTACACCCGCTTGGGTATTGAGGCTAATCAGTTGGATAAAATGCCTGACTTTAACGGGTTCTGGAATGAGGATATCAAATCAAAAACGCCTTATGTACAATGGCGCACCGAGGTTTACAAAGGGCAGGCTTACCGCGTAGCTGATATTAAGCAGGTAATTTTATTTCCCGAACACAGCGGCGATATTAGCATTGAGCCAATGGCCATGACTTTTGTAGTACAGCAACCTGTGCCTACCGAAGATTTTATGGAGCAGTTTTTTGGCAACAACGTGCGCGAAGTAAAATATCAGGCTAAAAGTAATAAAGTAACGCTGCATGTAAAACCATTGCCAGAGGTCGGTAAGCCAGCTGATTTTGGCGGAGCAGTGGGGCACTTTACCGTTAATGCCTCCTTAGATAAAAAGGAGCTGAAATCCAGCGAGCAGCTGAACTATAAAGTTACGGTTAGCGGAGCCGGCAACTTAATGCTTATGCAAGCGCCTAATGCCATATTCCCTGCCGATTTTGAAAAGTTTGATCCGAAAGTAACGGATAGCCTGTCTGAAAATGCTAATGGTGTATCCGGGTACCGTACGTATAGCTATTTGCTCATTCCCCGGCATCAAGGTAATCCTACTATTGAGCCTGTCAAGTTTTCTTATTTTAATCCGGAAACCGGCAGGTATCAAACCATTGCTACACCAAGCTTTTCGGTGAAGGTAAACAAAGGACCGACCGAAAATAATGTGACTGCCTATGCCGACGATGAGCAGGATATTACCCGTACCGAAAAAGATATACGTAACATTAAAACTGATGATGTAGATTTAAGTAAAGTGGGGCAGGGCTTTTTCGGTTCAATTTGGTATTACGTGTTGTTGCTATTGGGGCCGTTGCTGTTTGGTGCTGCCTATGCCTACCGAAAATGGTATGAACAATATAATAGTGATATAGTAAAAGTGAAAAGCCGCAAAGCAAGCAGAATAGCAGCTAAGCACCTGGTAAATGCACAAAAACAATTAAATGCAGGCAACTCAAAAGCATTTTATGAAGCAGTTTTCCGTGGGTTATATGGTTATTTAAGCAATAAGCTGAACATCCCGGTAGCTGATTTAAATAGAGAAAATATAGTTGCTGGCTTGCGCGCCCGGCAGGTACAGGAACCACTGATTAATCAGCTGGTGCATACACTTGATTTATGTGAGATGGCGCGTTATGCACCAGTTTCGGGCATAGCAGAAAATGAGGTTTTTAATCAATCTAAAACCATAATTCATGATATTGAAGATAGCTTGTAA
- a CDS encoding vWA domain-containing protein: protein MLRFAHPAVLWALVLIPVLALLFLIVTRWKQKAIGRLGNKPIVRQMMPEVSFSRPWLKFGLFIAALTLLIIGMADPQMGSKTEEVKRRGADLMILLDVSNSMLAEDMAPNRLENAKRAIAQLIDNLNENDRIGLIVFAGQAYVQMPVTTDYSAAKLFLNTINTGIVPVQGTAIGSAIDLGMKSFDFKDGTGKAMIIITDGENHEDDAVAAAKAAHSKEVMVNVIGMGSQQGAPIPMYDARGQKAGYHLDNDGKTVISKMDENACKEIAIAGGGVYTRATNANSGLDMVMNQVAKVQRKLYGSKLYKDFEDRFQFFLGIALVLLAAEFFISNRKSKRLSRIKLFEVKNT from the coding sequence ATGTTACGTTTTGCACATCCTGCTGTTTTGTGGGCATTGGTTTTGATACCCGTACTGGCTCTCCTGTTTTTGATAGTTACCCGCTGGAAGCAAAAGGCCATTGGCCGCTTGGGCAATAAGCCTATAGTCAGGCAAATGATGCCTGAAGTTTCTTTTTCCCGGCCCTGGCTAAAGTTCGGCTTGTTTATAGCGGCTTTAACCTTGCTGATTATAGGTATGGCCGATCCGCAAATGGGATCAAAAACAGAAGAGGTAAAACGCCGTGGCGCCGATTTAATGATCCTGCTGGATGTATCAAACAGTATGCTGGCCGAAGACATGGCACCTAATCGTTTAGAGAATGCCAAACGAGCCATTGCACAGCTTATTGATAATTTGAACGAGAATGATCGTATTGGCCTGATTGTGTTTGCCGGGCAGGCTTATGTACAAATGCCGGTAACTACCGATTACTCGGCAGCCAAGCTTTTTCTAAATACCATCAACACAGGTATCGTGCCGGTGCAGGGTACCGCCATTGGTTCAGCAATAGATTTGGGCATGAAATCGTTTGATTTTAAAGATGGTACCGGCAAAGCCATGATTATTATTACCGATGGTGAAAACCACGAAGATGATGCTGTGGCTGCTGCTAAAGCTGCACACAGCAAAGAGGTTATGGTGAATGTCATCGGCATGGGATCACAGCAGGGAGCACCCATACCGATGTATGATGCCAGGGGACAAAAAGCCGGCTACCATTTAGATAATGATGGTAAAACCGTAATCAGTAAAATGGATGAGAACGCTTGTAAAGAAATAGCCATAGCTGGTGGCGGCGTGTACACCAGAGCTACCAATGCCAACAGTGGTTTGGATATGGTGATGAACCAGGTAGCTAAAGTGCAGCGCAAGCTATACGGCAGCAAGCTATACAAAGATTTTGAAGACCGTTTTCAGTTCTTTTTGGGTATTGCCTTGGTTTTGCTGGCTGCTGAGTTCTTTATCAGTAACCGTAAAAGCAAACGCTTGAGCAGAATAAAATTATTTGAGGTGAAAAACACATGA